The nucleotide sequence TGGGTGGATGAAGACAGGATAAACCCCAACGACGTCTCCGCCGGTATGGATTTCAGAGGGGCTACGCCGTTGTTTGTTTGATACCAGATTTCGGCCCCTGCCGCCGTCTTGCGCAGTCGGCATCCATAGCGCTGAAACATCAGCGCTGTGGTTTCTGAGGGTTCGATCTCGGCATCCTGCCAGATGTCGTTTGCGTAATAGCCGTGGCGTAAGTCCAGCACGCAAAGCAACGACCATTCGGTGGTACTCATGGCACGAGGTCACTGCTTGTGCCGGTGATGATCGGTACGTCTTCGGTCACCCAGTTTTCCTGAACACTGAGCATGCGAAGCTTGAACATCATCGAGGGCATGTATTTGCCACCGAGAACCGTCCAAAGGTTATGTAATTCCTGCCGGTTCTGGTCGACCCATTCGGTGGTGAGCTTGTCCAGCCCCTGCGGCAAATCAGGCGCGCTGCTGGCGGTGTAGTGCGAGGAGCCTTGAAAAAAGCCCAATGCCGCGGACAGCAAAACGAGGCCGTCGGAATAGTTGGTCTCAAATTGAGCGGAGACAAGGATATCGAGATTGATCCGCATGGCGGGGTTCATTTTGGCAATGGACTTGTCTTCGACCTTCGACTTCGGGTGAGTGGCCGTGGCTGTCGCGTCTCGCTCGATATTGACAAGGGTAAGAACGATTTTGTTGTTCGTCGCCAGCGGAGGGGTGCCGCCAGGGCCTGTGACGGAGGACGTGACGACCCAGTCGCTGGCAGATGGAAACCGCGACATCAGGTATTGATTTAAGCGTTTCTCAATGAAGAGAATTGTTTGTT is from uncultured Litoreibacter sp. and encodes:
- a CDS encoding DUF4255 domain-containing protein; the protein is MIQQTILFIEKRLNQYLMSRFPSASDWVVTSSVTGPGGTPPLATNNKIVLTLVNIERDATATATHPKSKVEDKSIAKMNPAMRINLDILVSAQFETNYSDGLVLLSAALGFFQGSSHYTASSAPDLPQGLDKLTTEWVDQNRQELHNLWTVLGGKYMPSMMFKLRMLSVQENWVTEDVPIITGTSSDLVP